The following DNA comes from Nocardioides panzhihuensis.
AGCTGCTCGACCCGCGTGATGATCGCGTGGAGCAGGTCGGCCGTGGTCGGGTCCTCGGAGTCGATGTCGTCGTGGATCTCACGAGCCGTCTTCGAGGTGGCGTAGAGCGCAGCGGCGGCGAGGTCGGCGGCCGTCGCGGTGTCGACCTCGGCCGCCGGGAGGGGCGCGAGGGTGGTGTCCTCGGAGACGGTGCCGGTGCGGCCGTCGGGGAGGATGTAGAGCGCGCGCATCCGCTCGGCGACCTCGTCGGTGAAGTTGCGGGCGGCGTCGACGACCTCGTCGAGGACGAGGTGCATGTCGCGGAAGTTCTTGCCCACGACGTTCCAGTGAAGCTGCTTGCCCTGAAGGCTGAGCTCGGTCAGATCGACGAGCAGGCGCTGCATCTGGGTCGCGAACGCCGGGCTCGGCACGAACGCGGGGTGCGAGGTGTGGGTGGCGCTGCTGGTGTCGGTCTTGGTGGTCATGTTCGGCTGATCCCCCTGGGTTGTGTTGGTATCTGCTGCTGATCTCAACTGTGTCACCTTTTCTTGAACGATTCCAGAAAGGTAAGTCTTCCCTAAGTCGTCGCCGAGTTTCTCCGTACGCCGTAGAGTCGGTCCGTGCCGTCAGCCGGAGACGCCTCAGCTCCTCTCGTCGCGCAGGTTCGTCGTCCGGAGATCTTCGAGACCAACCGGTTGAGCCCGGACGCGCAGGTCGAGGCCTGGGAACGTCACAACGCCAGCGCGTTGGTCGCGCTCTCCTGCCGGCCGATCGACGGCCACGGGTTCGACGCGCAGGAGGTCAACCTGCAGCTCGACGAGATCCATCTGGCGCGGGTCCGGGCCACCCGCCACGTCGTCGAGCGGCCGGCCAGCCTCGTCAAGGAGATGCCCGCCCGATCGATCGCCGTCTACGCCAGCCTCCGCGGCGAGGCGATCTTGGAGTACGCCGGTCACCGGAGGGTCATCCGGCCAGGACAGCTGATCGTCTGCGACGTGGACGCGCCGTTCCTGCGGGGTTTCGGACACGGGCTCGAGGAGCTCGCGGTCAAGGTCCCGGTGTCGGCCTTCACAGCCCGCACCGGCATGGCGTCGATGCCGACGCCGCTCGTCCTCGACGCAGGCCGGGACCAGGACCCGCACGGCCGCGCCCTGGTCCAGATGGTCGGCCGAGCGCTCCGGGCCAACGACCCGGTGCCCGCCGACGAGAACGCCGTGCTCGACCTGATCGCGGTGATCGCGACCGCCGGGAAGGTATCTCTGGGCACCGCCCATCGCGCCGCGGCGAAGGCGTTCATCGAGGACCATCTCGCCGATCCCGGTCTCTCCGCCCCTGCCGTCGCCGCGGGCGCCGGCATCTCCGAACGCCACCTGTCCCGGCTCTTCGCCGACGCCGGCAGCAGCGTTCCCCGCCACATCCTCGGCCGCCGCCTCGAGCTCGCCTACGCGATGCTCGCCACCGGCTCGGACCCGAGCATCCGCACCATCGACGTCGCCGACAAGTGCGGCTTCACCTCCGCCTCGTACTTCTCCCAGGCCTTCCGCAAGCGCTTCGGCGTCACCGCCGGAGACGTACGCCGCGCCGCCCGCCCCTGACCGCCCCAGCCGAGACGTCACGCCCGTCGGCCGAGACGTCACCCCCGTCGGCCGAAGCGTCACTCCCGTCGGCCGAGTGGGCATTCGAGTGCCAAGTCGGCCGACGCGAGTGACTTCTCGGCCGACGCGAGTGACTTCTCGGCGCGAAAGGGTGACAAGTCCACCAAAGTCCGATAGTTCTTCGATGCCGTTTTCCGCCAACCAGCCCCTGTGTCCCACCTGCAGGCGGCGATGACGGACGACACTCCTCAACACCCCACTCTCTAAGGAGACGTACGTGCCCAACGGACTCACCACCGGACGCGGCCTGAGCATGGCCGCCGCCGGTGTCGCAGCGATGGCGCTGACCCTGACCGCATGCGGGTCGGGCGGCATCGACGACGAAGGCGGTGGCGGCGCGGACAAGCTCACCATCGGCTTCGTCTCGACCGAGACCGGCTCCTCGGCCCCGTTCGGCGAGGCGAACAGCTTCGTCGTCGACGAGCTGGAGACCTACTTCAAGGACAACCCGGTCAAGGCCGGCGACAAGGAGCTCGACGTCGAGATCGTCGTGCGTGACGCGCAGAGCGACACCACGAAGGCCGGGGCGGTGGCCGGGGACCTGATCAACAAGGACGGTGCCGACATCATCGTCGCCTCCTCGACGCCCGACATCGTCAACCCGGTCTCGGAGCAGTGCGAGGCCAACTCGGTCCCGTGCATCACCACGGTCGCCCCGTGGCAGCCCTTCGCGATCCGCAGCGGCGACAAGCCGGCCGAGCTGAAGTACAGCTACCACTTCTTCTGGGGCCTCGAGGACGTCTCGACGGTCTATGCCGACATCTGGGGCAAGGTCCCCAACAACAAGAAGGCCGGCGGCCTGTTCCCGAAGGACCCCGACGGCGAGGCCTGGGGCGCCAACTTCCCGGCGCTCACCGAGGCGTCGGGCGTCAAGATCGACAACCCGGGCAACTACCCGAACGGCACCAAGGACTTCTCGGCCCAGATCAGCGCCTACAAGGGTCACGACGTCCTGGTCGGCGTCCCGATCCCGCCGGACTTCACCACGTTCTGGCAGCAGGCGAAGCAGCAGGGCTACAACCCGAAGGTCGCGACCATCGGCAAGGCGCTGCTCTTCCCGAGCAGCGTCGAGGCGCTCGGCCCGATCGCCCACAACCTCTCCACCGAGGTGTGGTGGACCCCGACCGCTCCTTACGAGTCATCGCTGACCGGCGAGTCCGCGCAGGAGCTGGCCGACACGTACGAGGAGAAGACCGGCAAGCAGTGGACCCAGCCGCTGGGCTTCGCGCACGCGCTCTTCGAGGTCGCGACCGCGGCGGTGACCGAGGCGGGCTCGACCGACGCCGACGCGGTCACCAAGGCGCTGTCCGGCCTCGAGGTCTCCACGGTCGTCGGTGACGTCGCCTGGGGCAAGGACGCGAACGTCCCGCCGTACGTCGCCAAGACCTCCCTCGCGGGCGGTCAGTGGCGCCAGGTCGAGGGCGGGGAGCACCCGTTCGAGCTGGTCGTCGTGCAGAACTCGCTGGCTCCCGACGTACCTCTCGGGGGCGAGCCCGAGGCGCTCAAGTGACCTCTTCCCCACCATCGGGAGAGCCATCGGTCGAGGCCTCCGGCAGCGCGCTTCGCGGCGCGCTGCTGGAGGCCGAAGGCCTGGCCAAGGCGTTCGGCCAGGTCGTCACCGCCCGCTCGGTCTCCTTCCACGTGGCTCCCGGCGAGGCGCTCGGCATCGTCGGCCCGAACGGTGCCGGCAAGTCGACGCTCCTCAACCTGGTGACCGGCGCCCAACCGGTCGACGCCGGGACCATCCGGTT
Coding sequences within:
- a CDS encoding Dps family protein, which gives rise to MTTKTDTSSATHTSHPAFVPSPAFATQMQRLLVDLTELSLQGKQLHWNVVGKNFRDMHLVLDEVVDAARNFTDEVAERMRALYILPDGRTGTVSEDTTLAPLPAAEVDTATAADLAAAALYATSKTAREIHDDIDSEDPTTADLLHAIITRVEQLAWFIDAENRVANQSKPAQLTV
- a CDS encoding helix-turn-helix domain-containing protein, producing the protein MPSAGDASAPLVAQVRRPEIFETNRLSPDAQVEAWERHNASALVALSCRPIDGHGFDAQEVNLQLDEIHLARVRATRHVVERPASLVKEMPARSIAVYASLRGEAILEYAGHRRVIRPGQLIVCDVDAPFLRGFGHGLEELAVKVPVSAFTARTGMASMPTPLVLDAGRDQDPHGRALVQMVGRALRANDPVPADENAVLDLIAVIATAGKVSLGTAHRAAAKAFIEDHLADPGLSAPAVAAGAGISERHLSRLFADAGSSVPRHILGRRLELAYAMLATGSDPSIRTIDVADKCGFTSASYFSQAFRKRFGVTAGDVRRAARP
- a CDS encoding ABC transporter substrate-binding protein; its protein translation is MPNGLTTGRGLSMAAAGVAAMALTLTACGSGGIDDEGGGGADKLTIGFVSTETGSSAPFGEANSFVVDELETYFKDNPVKAGDKELDVEIVVRDAQSDTTKAGAVAGDLINKDGADIIVASSTPDIVNPVSEQCEANSVPCITTVAPWQPFAIRSGDKPAELKYSYHFFWGLEDVSTVYADIWGKVPNNKKAGGLFPKDPDGEAWGANFPALTEASGVKIDNPGNYPNGTKDFSAQISAYKGHDVLVGVPIPPDFTTFWQQAKQQGYNPKVATIGKALLFPSSVEALGPIAHNLSTEVWWTPTAPYESSLTGESAQELADTYEEKTGKQWTQPLGFAHALFEVATAAVTEAGSTDADAVTKALSGLEVSTVVGDVAWGKDANVPPYVAKTSLAGGQWRQVEGGEHPFELVVVQNSLAPDVPLGGEPEALK